ACAGCTTCCATCAGCCATAGCCCACGGCAGCTCCTGGGCGATGCTAGAGGGGGAAAAGCCCCGTCCCAGCCTCCACCTCCCTTCTCGGGGGAGGCACTACAGGCGGGGGGGCAGCCAGGAACAGCGTGACAACGCCAAGCAGAGCTTTCCTGTGCAGCCACCCCCAGGGTCCAGGGCTGTTCCCTGCACCCATCTCACAACACTCCCCACAGTTCACCTCCCGGAGCAACAAAGATGGGGAAAGTGGCAGCGCTTGGTTTAAGTACAGCAGGAAGAGCTCAAGAAGAAGAGCGCGCATTCATCAGAGGTTAATagagaaaaaacagtttcaagGGAAGTCAATCTTGGAGAGAAGCAGCCATCACCACTCCTGCCTCACTGGAGTTGTAGACCCATcggttttatgttttcttctttagcTCCTCAAACCTCCGAGAGAGATCATCAAAGTCAATGTCTTCAGAGGTGGAAGAGTTGGCGCCAGCAGAGGCTGTTGGCAGCGTATCCGGCACCGATGGCAGCTCAGGCAGCACAAAGTTATTGATGGTATTAGGAGCTCCAGCTCTCGGTTTGGGAGAAGCTTCTGACTTGGGCCCGGGCCCTGTTTAGAATAATACCATTTCAGCTCACCCTCGTCAGACACTCGCCAGGCCAAACAGAGCTACGCTAACCAAGAAGGCAGTACCAACGCATCCTTCGGAACAGGCCCAGTGGTCACACACCTCTAACCATGTGGCACACACCGCGCAGCACACACTGCACAGGGCTGCAGccgcagcagagctgggccagtGACCCCACCCAGAGCCGCCCCAGACACCACGAGATGCCCCTGCGCTGCCCGCTGAGATGGGCTGACACTCCCACACGCTGCTACGGGCTGGGCTGCGCCACGGGGGTTGCACTTTCTCCACTCCAACCCCCTGAAGACACATGCAGGTAGCAGCAGCCGTCACCAGCTGCCAGACTGAAGCACACAGCCAGACCCAGCATGCCCACAGACCCAACTCCTTCAGCACGCACCAGTGCTCCCCAGAGGGCTCCACTGCACCGCCAGAAATCCTGGCTGGACCTAGGGTTAAGGTCTAAAATCCCTCTAAAAACCCTCACGGCCCTTATCAAGTCCTAGAGATACCAAGTGCTTTCAGAACACAGAGCAGAATCGCGCTGTACAAGGTGGGAGAATTTCATTACGATCCAACTACAAGGCACCTCGTAAGCCTTGTGTAGACAGACCAAAGGACAACAGTCTCTGCACTAGTCCTGCCCTGCTGTGTGCTGCCTCAGCGTGGACAGTACAAACTGCCTACCCTTGCTGCTTGCTGCTTTCATTCTCTGGCTGCAGATCAAGATTATTTACTCCCTGTAAATATATCACTTAGAGCTGTTGCTTTCTCATTTTATCCTGCAGCACCCTAAACTTGATCTGATGAGACAGCCTAGGCTGGAGACCCAGCTCTGAAGTCAGACTCTAGCTCCTGAGTTTCCCAGGGGAAGTCCGGGCCCTACCTGTTCCAAGAGTACACTCCATTTCTATCAGTCCTCTCCCAGCTCAAATCCTATCACACCCTGTGCACTCTCCCCTCTGCAGAACGCTTCCTcgcagggacatggggacccaGGCTCACCACAGCCCCAGCCACCTGCAGTTCCCCTCACCTCCCGCCACACTCACCGGGCACTGGCGCGGAAGCCTCCTTGTCAGCATCAGGCTCATCGATCTGGAAGAGACCCTCTGTTAGTGTGGCACTCGCTCCCCGCTGCCGTCACAGAACCGTGCGGGTGTGCGGgatggctgcaggcagccacaCCCCTGTGGAATGATGTACACCCTGGCCCTCCCCAGGGCGGCGGCAGCCCCAGCTTCCAGCACGCTCATGAGAATCTCCCCCTCTTCCCAAAAAAAGGGAGGCAGTGCTTCgactttccctccctccctgtccaAACAGACTCACTGGGCACATTCTGGAACCGGATAAACAGAGAGTATCCGCTGGCAGGTCTGAAATACTTATCAAGGACCTAAGTGGGAGAAGACTGCCCTCTTCACCCGTGTAATCtcagctgctgcttcctccctTTCACACACAGCAAACGGGTCCTTGTAGCCACTAGCGAGGTACAAAATGACCCTGCTTGTGTCCTGGCCTGCCTGGGACAAAGGCCCATGGCCCGGCCGGTTGTGCTGGTACAACTCCTCACTCCTGGTGGGCTGCAATCAAGAACACCCACCCCTGCCCAGCCGCATCTGTGCCCACATCTCCTGGACACAACAGCTGCTGTGTAGCTACTACAGGTGTGAGCACACACAGGTGCTTGGCTACACCCACCCCTACACAAGATACTGCAGAAACAAGAAGCATGTCACAAAGTAAAATGGGAGGCAGGATCGTGAACTGCAGCAACAAAAACATACACCAGCACAGGAGAAGACTCCAGCCTCTCCTTTGTCATCTCCAAGAACCAAGAAAGATCTGAGAAAGGAAGAGTGTTTAAATATACACCATCCGGTCAGCCAAAACGGTCACCCAGGCTACTATGAATTAGTTCAAAAGCTGTTAACTAAACAGACTGATGGTGATAAACCCTTCACAGTAAAAACCAGAATTTGTGGACTCTACTGTTTATCACCATTTTAACAATGCAGTAAAATACATCTTGGCTTTCCCTTGCAGCCAAAACACCCAGCTGAATGAGGAACTCCCCCTCACCAGTCACTCCTGTCACATGCACTCAGTGATTCACCACACCCAGAACCAATGCCAAGCACCACCCAAAAGCTCCAAAGGTTGCCAGCCCTGTGCTTAATGAACATTCGCCTCTCTTGTGGCTACCGCTGCACTCTTTCTGAGATTCCCTGGGCTGCCTACAACAGTGCTTCCGCTCAGGCACTTACAGACTCGTATGTCGGCGGGGTTGCTGGGATTGGCGGCGGATGGATGTTAGCGAAAGGCTGGTAAGTCCCCACTGGCAGGCCGTTGAAGTTCTCCTGTACAGAGAGATTACAGTCACACACCAGACTACGCACCTGGGAGAGCCACCATGGGACACAATGCACCTACAGCTGCTACAGGAGTCAGAGAAATTAGCATAAGATAAATGCAGGCAAGTGTCCAACCTGAGAGTTTACAATTACTAGGAAAAGTTTCTCAAGTCAGATGTAGGCACCCAGAGCAACCAGACCAAGCTAACAGGACTGTGAGCTACTCTGCAGAACCAGCATGACTGCACACTTCATCTTTCAAGGCCTCAGAAGTACCAGGACAAAAAGGTAACACCCTGCATTATAAGCACACCTGAGCCACTTCTCCTGAGTGCAGTATCACAGAACAGGTCTCTGCCTCACCCGAGGCTTTGTGTTACCCTTCCTTGTAACATGACAGTGCCACAAAGACTCAGACTTCGCAAGAGTCCTTGGCATATTTATGCCTGGGCCTTCAGCCAGCTGATACTTGGCCCAGATTTTCCACAAGAAGACTCTGCAGCACTGCTGGTACCGTATGAAGACTCCAGGCCATCCCACTGTTCTGCCACTCTCCAGTCTACGCAGATATCCCGTAAATGACCAAATTCATTTTGGGTGCTCTTTTCAGCTCCCACCTTCCACCCCTGCAAAAAATCACCTCCCAGAGCCACTGGCCCGGTCCTCTTCCTTTGCAGGCAGGGTGCTTCCGCGTTTTTCTGTGCTGTTCCCACCCCACAAAACTCACCTGATTTCCTGAACTGAACCTTGACACACTACCAGCCTACCAACCTCAAAGTGCAGCTCCAACCCCTGGTCAAAAGCCTGGCAGTCAGAAGACTGCCTCAGGAGTTAAGTCTGGACTCCTCTGCTCCCTGAAGGCAAAGAGGGCTGGCTGGAGAACAGGGGTAGGAACCTCCACAGTCAAGAAACAACACGAAGCTTCAGCTGCACTGCCAGCGGCTTCCTCCCCCGCAGTCTCACGCCAACATGATGGCTCCTGACACATCAAGCCCTCAGGTACAGACACTTCCCAGTCAGCAGGCAACAGGCTAAGCACCACAATCGGGGTCTTCCACAGAAAAAAGGAATGCTCAAAGCAAAGGCACTTACCGGTCCCTTTGGAGGCGGGTAGGAGAAGGGCGGATTCGGCGTTGGCATGGGCATAGGCATCATCACGGGCATGGGCACTAGTCCATCATGACCAACCAGCGGGGCTGTAAAtccaccacctcctccccctccatggCCACCCTTCTTCACATCATCCGTGAATCCCACATCAATCAGATCTGCCTCTCCACCCACGGGGGCTTCAGCCTGGAGAGGGTGGAAGAGTTCTGCTCACCAACACACCCCCGTTCTGACCACAGCCCTCTGAAcagcactggacacagcattTGTCATGGACAAGACGGGACAACAGGCACAGAACACACAGCAGCTACACGGCGATATCAATTAATGGGAATCTGCGAGGGAACCAGGCTGTAGCATGACTGTGGAAGGAGGAGGGACTGTGCTGTGCTAGGGCTGTTTGTAAGATACCAGAGCACAGACACCACCGAATTTGCTGCAATGTCCCAGCCTGTGCTCTGAAACCCACGCAGCACCGACGGGACACAGAGCTCCCTGCAGACTCCCTCACTCACCATCACCACCGAGTCAGGCTCGTAGGGCACGTTGTAGTTCTTGGCGATCTCGATCAGGTATCTCTCCACCAGAATCTTGGGCGGCGCCTCCACACTCAGCTTGTGCATCAGCTGGAACAGACAGGTGCAGGACACTCAGTGGGAGCAGGGCAACTccagctctatcccagccagGGCCACCCGCTGCAGGGAGCATGGCGCAGCCCCAGGGAGGCTTTTCCTCCCAGCACGGCACTGCCAAGGAGTCTGCTGGCCACCACGGGCCAGGGCTGCACGtgctctgctcctctctgtgCACAGCCAGCACAGCAGGGGCCCCCGCCTGCCAGGGACCCCAGCACTGCGCTCCAACATGGGCAAGCCCCCCGCAGCACAGCTGGCCCGCCCTGCTCTGCAGTGAGCCACAGGCATCAGCCACTGGCCACCGGAAAGCCACAGCAGGCATGCCTGTtctgccagctgcagctgctccacCAGTTCATTACCCTGTCATTGACTGTCCCGATCTGGTTTGTCCGGCACAGCTTCCCATACTCCTTGCTGTACTTGGCACACAGCTGGTCAGCAACCTGCAGCAGGAGAGAAACTCTGGGAACGTGCACACCCTTGTTTTCCCCCAGCACACGCTGAACATCTGCTGTAGCCCCTGGAGTTGCCTGCCCCCCTCCCAGCTGAGCTGCCCCTGGTGCTCCAGGGATACCGATACTGGGGTCTCCATCTCAGAGCCCATAAAAACCTGTCCTCTGCCTTAACGACAGAGTCCTGGACAAAGGCCTCCACCAGCTTCTGGCAGTgtcacccccacccccacacaTACTGACACCCCTCAAACAACCCTACTCACAATCTTCAACTCAGCCACTTCTGACTGGAGTCGTGGTGCAGCCCAAATCAGTGTAGACACTGCTTCTGCCAGGCCAGAGTCCAGCTCCCTAAGGACAAGAGAAGACAATCCACATCAAGCACCTAGTCTTTGCTGCCCTCAGGCTGCTTAGCCTAGAAGTCCCCATCCTCTATGCTGGGCCCCAGAGACTCTCCTACCTGGGGAGGAATTGGTCTCTGGAGGCCCTAGGACATCGAGACAAACACAGGAGCCCTTCCACACCCCAGGTCTGCCCCCAGCTGTATCCCTCCCTGAGCCCAAGGGGCCTGGCCCCTCTCCCACAGGATACCCCCTAGGCCAGAGCTTACTTCATGGACTGAATCAAGCCAAAGCGGGCTAGCAGCAGATCGCAGTACAGCTCCAGGATCTCCATGGCCTCCACAAGGTAATCTTCACGGATGATATGCTCCACACGAATCCTGGCACGCTCATCTTTGCCAGCTGCCAGATAATCTGCTATCTCCTTCCTTGCCTTCTGGGCCAGCTCGGCTGCAGCACACATCCCCGAGGCCAGTCACCatggtggcaggggctgctgcctccGTACCAGCCCACagtccccaccacacacaaagcTCCTCTCTCCCCTTCATCGAGCCTCTGCAGTGCAGGACACTCTCCAGGTCCTAACACACTAACTCACAGGAGAAAGGAGTGGGCTTTAAGCTGCTAAAAACACTCCTACACCCTCAGTTTCCCTGGAGAGTCAAGCAGAACCATGAATCTTATCTGTGTCTGGGCAGGGCAGGACAGCATGGGTGGGGGGAGCCTCTCACAGCACCCAGGAAGTTCCCTGCTACACTGTGAGCACAGGAAAGGGCCCCCACAGCAAACTGGCATGTCCCCCGACAGACAGCCCACAGCTACCACCCCATGCACCCCATAAATAGCACCCCGACACCTGCCAGGAAGATGGACAGAGGCCACATAGCCAGCCAGCTCCTCCGGGCACTCACACATCCGGGCAGATGGCAAGGCCAGGGTCCAGCAAGGAAGAGCAAAAGGCAACTCCACACTCACCCATGAAAATACCCTGATTCCAGAAGAACCTTCTCCTCGACTCTCCTGAGCCCCAGAAGCACCCTGCATCACACCTGCCCCCTCAAATACtcactcttctttttctccagcaGTTTGAGACGGTTGATGACAAGACGCAGGTTGACTCGCAAGCGCTCAGCCTTGAACCCAGAGCCCAACATGATGAACACTTTCTGTGGAAGAAGAGGAGGTCACTGGAACCAAGAGCTGTTGGTCAGAAGGACAGAAGCCACTGTTTtacttgggggggaaaaaaaaccaccaagccCAGTTCTCCAAACAAACAGGCACAGGCTTGATATTCCCAAATCTGGTTATTTACAAAGAACCAGACCTACAGCACTCATCATTCCCTTTTCCATTTTACAGCCCTGCACCTAACCAAGGCCAACAGGGAATAGAAATTTCGTGGATACTCCCATTCTGACAGAATCTCAACCCCAGAAACAGATGTAAGATGATAGAAAACTGGGACTACTTCATAAATAGGAATAGAGTTAGAAAACATAGCCTAAAACAAGAAGTTAAAGGCCTGGGTCTGTTTAATGTAGATAAGGGACAGCAGCCACTGATGTCAATACCAGAGTAAAGTTTTAAGAATGTTAGACAAACATTTACCAGCAGTGGTCTAGGAAAATGTGATTACACCCCAGCTCAGTAAGCTGAGCTTACTAAAATGGTATTTTGAGGTTCCATTCAGCCCCGGATCTTTTTGTAAAACAGCTGTATAATTAACCCAAGGTCACTACAAACTAAGGTTGTAACAGTCCTGTTATCAGAAGAAAAAGGTTGCCATTCCATATTCCCCCTCCTTCCTGCATACTGAACACGTGCTCTGGCACTTCTCCAGTCTCTCATGAGCCAGTTCAAGTCATTAGTCCTACagaaaactaacagaaaacaTCTTATTACAGCATTTTATTACGCCAAGAACTGTTGATCAAAAAACGTTTCCTTGACAGCTACCACACAGAAAGACCTTGACTTGTACCTGAAAGACACACTGGAGCTGAATTTTGGATAACATTTTCTGTATAACAAGTGGTTTACATAAAATTTGTTACTATCTAGAGCATATACAGTTTATTCAGCCAATCTATTCACACATCAATAATTTGAATGATGCACAGAACCAACCAAGCTCAAAACATGTTGCTACAGAAATACATGTGCATGATGTAAGTCTGATGCCataaaaagtttttcctttctgtaactgGGACACACTcctacattaaaataattttacagtgcTACAAGAGAGTCTCAGCGCGAGTTGGAATGTCTCTGTAAAAGCACCTATTAAATAACTACTCTGATCACAACCACctgcattaacagattaattaCAAATCCAGCCATTGGGTAGCAGCCAGCTCACTAGCCATTCTTTTGTAACCAACCTGCCGCCATTCTAAAAAGTTTTGTTGCTCCCACACCCCGCGGGAGGCTCTCCGACCAGGTGCTGCAGAAAGGCTGATCCAGTCCTTCCTTCCCTGTACCTCGCCTTCTCATCCCTTCCTACAGACGGAAGTCTTCTGACCAGACCCAAACTAACCTTTACACGCAGAGCAGCTAGCCGGTTGCTAGGGCGGTTGCCAGGTGCGTTAGCCAGCCCGCGGGACTCGCCGCGTAGCTGCCCAAAGGCCAGAGCTAGTTCAGAGAAGCGCGAGGGAGACCCTGGGGCAGCTTCACCGGCGGAGCTAACGGGGCTGAGCGGGAGAGattcccccctcccgccccgctgccgtcCCCAGCGAGGCGGCGCCGAGGGAAGGTCCCAcagcgcgggcggggccggcccgaGCCCGCCCTCAGTCCCCCCAGCGGCCCTCAGGGCCGGACACGAACCTCGCTACCAGCACCCGCTCGGCCGCCCCCGCCGAGAGCCGCACacgccggccgccgccccgcacACGCTCCAGGCACCCAAAATGGCGGCCGGCCGTGCGCATCACCTCATCGCGTGCGGAGGGATCCGCGGCCGCCGCACGCCCCGCTCCCGGTCCAGGCCACGACGGCGCCAGTGCGGCAGCCGCAGCAGCCACGGCGGCCAGGCCGCGCGAagagcccggcgcggcggcgcccggGGAAGAGGCGGCGGCACAAGCGAGGAGAGCGGCGCTGAGGGACTAAATGAGCCAGCGGAGGGATCCTGCCAACAGAGTGTGGTGGCACCCTCCGGTAGGCGCCCACCGGCGCCTGCTCCCCGCCGCGGAGGTTCCGGCAGCACAACGTTCCgcccgcggctccccccgcctGGCCGGGAGCCCCGCCTCTACGGGGGACGGGAGCCGCTCGCTGAAGGCACCGCGCAGGGTCGCGGCGGAGGAGTCTCCGGTTCTCTGAGGGCCAAGCGGCGGTGGCGCCTCCGGGAGGAAGGGTCGGGCCGAGGCTCAGCCCGGTCCCCGTCCCGGGGGCTGCGGTCTCGCCGCCGTGTctctccggggcggcgcagccccgaGGGTAAGCTGGCCCGGCGTGagccccgggcgctgcccgcAGAGCCCTGCGGCTGCGCTGGGGCTGCTGATAGCCCGCGAGGGGAAGCGGCCCAGAGACGCCCCCACGCTGCCGGGTGGGGCGGTTCATTTCTAAAGGGATGTGTGAGTTTATAACGCACGTGGCGGCTTTTAAATTAATAGTAAAATTGTGCTTTTTGACCTTGCAGGGTAAGCGACATTCTGGTGAGCTCAGGTAGCGCAGGGGCACCCCAAGCCGGGCGTGGGGAGAGGCAGCTGCCCGCAGAgggggccggggctcggcgccGCTCCCCGGGCTGCCGGCCGGGGTAGGCGAGACCCGCCGCTGGCACGAATGACCTGCTGCGGGCGGCGGGACGCTGCCGGCTGGGACGGATCCATGAAAAACAGGTGAGATGCGTCAGATAACGAAAAAACGGCACCCGGGGACTGCAGGCGAGGTCTCTGACAGCCGGCGCGGTgctgccgccggcggggccgggccgggggcttcccgcggcggggccgggccgcaccaggccgggggctccccggggccgaGCCTGTGCCCGCGCCCGCGCCGCGCGCTCTGGcggcgccgccatcttgcccgTCTGTCTGTCCGTCGGCCCTTTGTCTGTCTGCGGCTCCCCGGCGCCTGCAGCGGGACCGGGTAAGgtgggccgggccgcggccgtccggccgcgaggggcgggccGGATCCCGCCGGCCGCCCGAGGGGCCGGGCTGGTCTGTCTGTCCGGGCTGTCGGGCTCGGTCCCTCGCTCGCTCGCCGGCATCCTCGGGGGCCCAGGCTGGGTTcctccgtccgtccgtctgtccctcTGCAGGGGAGCGGGGCCCGTTTGTGTGTCCGTCCGCTGGCGGCTGGAGCCCTCCTGCCGCCTCCTGTGTGCTCGGGCTGCCGGCTGGATCCCTCTGTCTGAGGAGGCTGACGGGATCCCAGTGTCCGTCTGTCTGAGGGGGGTGACGGGATCCCAGTGTCCGTCTGTCTGAGGGGGGTGACGGGATCCCAGTGTCCGTCTGTC
The Athene noctua chromosome 9, bAthNoc1.hap1.1, whole genome shotgun sequence DNA segment above includes these coding regions:
- the IST1 gene encoding IST1 homolog, translated to MLGSGFKAERLRVNLRLVINRLKLLEKKKTELAQKARKEIADYLAAGKDERARIRVEHIIREDYLVEAMEILELYCDLLLARFGLIQSMKELDSGLAEAVSTLIWAAPRLQSEVAELKIVADQLCAKYSKEYGKLCRTNQIGTVNDRLMHKLSVEAPPKILVERYLIEIAKNYNVPYEPDSVVMAEAPVGGEADLIDVGFTDDVKKGGHGGGGGGGFTAPLVGHDGLVPMPVMMPMPMPTPNPPFSYPPPKGPENFNGLPVGTYQPFANIHPPPIPATPPTYESIDEPDADKEASAPVPGPGPKSEASPKPRAGAPNTINNFVLPELPSVPDTLPTASAGANSSTSEDIDFDDLSRRFEELKKKT